The following coding sequences are from one Aliarcobacter skirrowii CCUG 10374 window:
- the cysS gene encoding cysteine--tRNA ligase — translation MEKIFLFDSSKKEKVEFKSIKDGIVKIYVCGPTVYDNSHLGHARSAIAFDLLHRVLKLNGYEVIMTKNFTDIDDKIIKKMNQSGKSLEDITSFYIDLYKKDMEALNVLPNSLEPKATLNLEAMKNMIENLIKKDIAYKTQTSVYFDVSKDKLYGSLSNKISEDSKARVEGDIEKRNSADFALWKFEKSDDVAFESSFGKGRPGWHIECSAMIKKHLAYSDEPYQIDIHCGGADLLFPHHENEASQTRCDSGQNLAKYWLHNGFVNINGEKMSKSLGNSFFLKDVLKSYSAEVVRYYLLSAKYQADINFNEEDLITSKRRLDKLYRLKKRIYGIESKLQDKIFENSLLKALNDDINTPVALSIIDEFINNSNDKLDLNPKDKNLKQTIVSNIAYIEKALGIGGSDAFAYFQFGVDEELKNQIDSLLKQRAEAKIDKDFIKADAIRDELNRVGISIMDNINGTVWEKL, via the coding sequence ATGGAAAAGATATTTTTATTTGATTCATCAAAAAAAGAAAAAGTTGAATTTAAATCAATAAAAGATGGTATTGTAAAAATATATGTTTGTGGTCCAACTGTTTATGACAACTCTCATCTAGGACATGCTAGAAGTGCTATTGCTTTTGATCTTCTTCATAGAGTTTTAAAACTAAACGGATATGAAGTTATTATGACAAAGAATTTTACTGATATTGATGATAAAATTATCAAAAAAATGAATCAAAGTGGTAAAAGTCTAGAAGATATTACAAGTTTTTATATAGATTTATATAAAAAAGATATGGAAGCTTTAAATGTTTTACCAAACTCATTAGAACCAAAAGCCACTTTAAATCTTGAAGCCATGAAGAATATGATTGAAAATTTAATCAAAAAAGATATTGCATATAAAACACAAACTAGTGTATATTTCGATGTTTCAAAAGATAAATTATATGGTAGTTTATCAAATAAAATAAGTGAAGATTCAAAAGCCAGAGTTGAAGGTGATATTGAAAAAAGAAATAGTGCAGACTTTGCACTTTGGAAGTTTGAAAAAAGTGATGATGTAGCATTTGAATCAAGCTTTGGTAAAGGAAGACCTGGTTGGCATATAGAGTGTAGTGCTATGATTAAAAAACATCTAGCTTATAGTGACGAACCATATCAAATAGATATTCACTGTGGTGGTGCTGATTTACTATTTCCTCACCATGAAAATGAGGCTAGTCAAACAAGATGCGATAGTGGACAAAATCTAGCTAAGTATTGGCTTCATAATGGTTTTGTAAATATAAATGGCGAGAAAATGAGTAAATCTTTAGGAAACTCATTTTTCTTAAAAGATGTTTTAAAATCTTATAGCGCAGAGGTTGTAAGATACTATTTGTTAAGTGCAAAATATCAAGCTGATATAAACTTTAATGAAGAGGATTTAATAACTTCTAAAAGAAGATTAGACAAGCTTTATAGATTAAAAAAGAGAATTTATGGTATTGAATCAAAACTACAAGATAAAATTTTTGAAAATAGTTTATTAAAAGCTTTAAATGATGATATTAATACTCCAGTTGCATTGTCTATTATTGATGAATTTATAAATAACTCAAATGATAAATTAGATTTAAATCCTAAAGATAAAAATCTAAAACAAACTATTGTTTCAAATATAGCTTATATTGAAAAAGCTTTAGGAATTGGTGGAAGTGATGCTTTTGCTTATTTTCAATTTGGAGTTGATGAAGAGTTAAAAAATCAAATAGATTCACTTTTAAAACAAAGAGCTGAAGCTAAAATAGATAAAGATTTTATAAAAGCTGATGCAATAAGAGATGAGTTAAATAGAGTTGGAATATCTATTATGGATAATATAAATGGAACTGTTTGGGAAAAATTATAA
- the rpsR gene encoding 30S ribosomal protein S18 translates to MSEKRKYGKKSCKYTEMKVDFIDYKNIELLKISMSERGKIMPRRLTGNSKNAQEMVEKAIKRARHMALVPYVVDTQNLTDTAYSKSFL, encoded by the coding sequence ATGTCAGAAAAAAGAAAATATGGAAAAAAATCTTGTAAATATACAGAGATGAAAGTTGATTTTATTGATTATAAAAACATCGAGCTTTTAAAAATTTCTATGAGTGAAAGAGGTAAAATTATGCCAAGAAGACTTACAGGAAACTCTAAAAATGCTCAAGAAATGGTAGAAAAAGCAATTAAAAGAGCAAGACACATGGCACTTGTTCCTTATGTTGTAGATACTCAAAATCTTACAGATACAGCTTACTCAAAATCATTTTTATAA
- the ssb gene encoding single-stranded DNA-binding protein, whose product MYNKVIMVGNLTRDIELKYLPSGAAVARSSIATSYKYKAQDGSQKEEVCFLEFNIFGRIAEVANQYLRKGSKVLLEGRLVYESWTAQDGSTKNRHTLRVDEMKMLDSKGSNEGSGYNNQSQSYGNSNQNNYGVQAPKDYEQPSYDNYGGGAMKPNKASNIPEIDIDDEIPF is encoded by the coding sequence ATGTACAATAAAGTAATAATGGTAGGAAATCTTACAAGAGATATTGAACTTAAATATCTTCCAAGTGGTGCGGCAGTTGCTAGAAGTTCTATTGCAACTTCATACAAATATAAAGCACAAGATGGAAGCCAAAAAGAGGAAGTTTGCTTTTTGGAGTTTAATATTTTTGGCAGAATTGCAGAAGTTGCTAATCAGTACTTAAGAAAAGGTTCAAAAGTTTTACTTGAAGGAAGACTAGTTTATGAATCTTGGACAGCTCAAGATGGATCTACTAAAAATAGACACACTTTAAGGGTTGATGAGATGAAGATGCTAGATAGTAAGGGTTCAAATGAAGGCTCTGGATATAACAACCAGTCTCAATCTTATGGTAATTCAAACCAAAACAACTATGGTGTACAAGCACCTAAAGATTATGAACAACCTTCTTATGATAACTATGGTGGTGGAGCTATGAAGCCAAATAAGGCTTCAAATATTCCTGAAATTGATATTGATGACGAAATACCGTTTTAG
- the rpsF gene encoding 30S ribosomal protein S6: MSKLKHYETMFILKPTLTEEETVAQLEGIKALFEKNGAEIVSTDNIGIKELAYEIAKQKRGYYYVIYFKAPAASLAEIERNYKNNENLVRFIFIKYESKKEIASWTKMSDDALKKAAK; encoded by the coding sequence ATGTCTAAATTAAAACATTATGAAACAATGTTTATTTTAAAGCCTACATTAACTGAAGAAGAGACTGTAGCACAGCTTGAAGGAATTAAAGCTCTATTTGAAAAAAATGGTGCAGAAATTGTTTCTACAGATAATATTGGTATTAAAGAGTTGGCTTATGAAATAGCTAAACAAAAAAGGGGTTACTACTATGTAATCTATTTTAAAGCTCCAGCTGCTTCACTTGCAGAAATCGAGAGAAATTATAAAAATAATGAAAACTTAGTAAGATTTATTTTTATTAAATATGAGAGTAAAAAAGAGATTGCTTCTTGGACAAAAATGAGCGACGACGCTCTTAAAAAAGCAGCAAAATAA
- the holA gene encoding DNA polymerase III subunit delta, with product MYKSEFDKYLKSGKKFSSYMFYGQSTFMVEFYSSIIAKIVAKNEDIEKIYYDEYNFKYIQNRLLQSSLFSSSNIVLLKIAKKIPKKELDALVLAASTNQDSTLIVACFGDDADFKSMESSFNTKTNSAFVRFFPLKDSEAITYLENEAKIIGLDFEKSALNHLFFMHKGDLNLCVNDLNKLKILNDKITSKDVDIHCFGLGLVNFDNFLHELLSFKDVTSDLDLLLEEGMDSVFIVNQITQFVHQLFLISSYARSFGAPNAIEILGFNPPKDIWEKKARLAINTNPKKFLKIYDFLLNLELDLKNSKRISNPSLFLQSSIRKFTALFR from the coding sequence ATGTATAAAAGTGAATTTGATAAATATTTAAAAAGTGGCAAAAAATTTAGCTCATATATGTTTTATGGACAATCTACATTTATGGTGGAGTTTTATTCGTCTATTATTGCAAAAATAGTTGCAAAAAATGAGGATATTGAAAAAATATATTATGATGAGTACAATTTTAAATATATTCAAAATAGACTTCTTCAATCATCACTTTTTTCATCATCAAATATAGTCTTACTAAAAATAGCAAAAAAAATTCCTAAAAAAGAGTTAGATGCATTGGTTTTAGCTGCAAGTACAAATCAAGATAGTACATTAATAGTTGCATGTTTTGGAGATGATGCTGATTTTAAATCTATGGAGAGTAGTTTTAATACTAAAACTAATTCAGCTTTTGTTAGATTTTTTCCTTTAAAAGATAGCGAAGCAATAACATATTTAGAGAATGAAGCAAAAATTATTGGACTTGATTTTGAAAAAAGTGCATTAAATCATCTATTTTTTATGCATAAAGGTGATTTAAATCTTTGTGTAAATGATTTGAATAAATTAAAAATATTAAATGATAAAATAACTTCAAAAGATGTTGATATTCACTGTTTTGGACTTGGGCTTGTAAACTTTGATAATTTTTTACATGAACTTTTAAGCTTCAAAGATGTAACTTCTGATTTAGATCTACTTTTAGAAGAGGGGATGGATAGTGTTTTTATTGTAAATCAAATTACTCAATTTGTTCATCAACTTTTTTTAATAAGCTCTTATGCTAGAAGCTTTGGAGCGCCAAATGCTATTGAGATATTAGGATTTAATCCTCCAAAAGATATTTGGGAAAAAAAAGCAAGACTTGCAATAAACACAAATCCTAAAAAATTCTTAAAAATATATGATTTTTTATTAAATTTAGAACTTGACCTAAAAAATTCTAAAAGAATTTCAAATCCATCTCTTTTTTTACAATCAAGTATAAGAAAATTTACAGCTTTATTTAGATAA
- the fliW gene encoding flagellar assembly protein FliW, with protein MYKIVLPILGFENNEKLDIEKIDEYFSYLKLEDGSKISIVNINILSRVSFDFEIDQVSLDKLKIKTKDDFSTYFVLVSQNPVEHSIINLVAPIFVHEKERLVGQYVTSEKVEPYLASLNKCINL; from the coding sequence ATGTATAAAATTGTTTTACCAATTTTAGGATTTGAGAATAACGAAAAACTGGATATAGAAAAAATTGATGAATATTTTTCTTATTTGAAACTTGAAGATGGTTCAAAAATTTCTATAGTAAACATCAATATATTAAGTAGAGTATCTTTTGATTTTGAAATTGATCAAGTATCTTTAGATAAATTAAAGATTAAAACAAAAGATGATTTTTCTACATATTTTGTTTTAGTATCACAAAATCCAGTTGAACACTCAATTATAAATCTTGTTGCTCCTATTTTTGTACATGAAAAAGAGAGACTTGTTGGTCAATATGTTACAAGCGAAAAAGTTGAACCTTATTTAGCATCTTTAAATAAGTGTATAAACTTATAA
- a CDS encoding RNB domain-containing ribonuclease — translation MLKEIFIKIEKEIFEFQNSELEILEKYIKDKIVIKKDNRYEINSKYKIGILKIEKNFAILEDLTNPIKNIKLELDSLNGAFNNDLVLAKRIFNPRSKIKAKIEKVLDGKKAEILVYVKDKTFITLKENIFLNSSKAFKYKDSDVLIVDNKEFEEIEFIGNLNDAKIDEFISLYLHEELYRDKQRVEADDFIEDIEQRVDLRELPFCTIDPNSAKDHDDAIYFDEKNSTLFVAIADVSYFVKEGSPLDNLAFKKSSTIYLPSRTLPMLPATLSENLCSLKECEDRYAYVFKLKLDLKKLRVEKSELFTAIIKNHRNFSYGRIDRVLEGKFDLYNSLEKEIFDYLLPLYKITKKFRTDRLKIGYDFRTVENRLKLKNYLLDSIEVENSTPSHQLIEECMLLANIEASKKVGNLGIFRIHEEPNFKALSKLVDDVNILGVKVKLQENVHKTITHIQEESSRALIRDEVDELIIQSLTQAKYSSKNLGHFGLGFKSYSHFTSPIRRYSDLVLHRILKTKKLPKNIDDICTHISEQERKIDKLVWDFEDRKYARWAYDNIDSEIKVKIVDTERAKAVCYDKIIGLKVVLENYKGQKLFSKHKVKIVSSDLATKLIVAKIL, via the coding sequence TTGTTAAAAGAGATATTTATAAAAATTGAGAAAGAGATTTTTGAGTTTCAAAATAGTGAATTAGAAATTTTAGAAAAATATATTAAAGATAAAATAGTTATAAAAAAAGATAATAGATATGAGATAAATTCTAAATATAAGATTGGAATTTTAAAAATAGAGAAGAATTTTGCAATATTAGAGGATTTAACTAATCCAATAAAAAATATAAAATTGGAGTTAGATAGTTTAAATGGCGCATTTAACAATGATTTAGTATTAGCAAAGCGTATATTTAATCCAAGAAGTAAAATAAAAGCAAAAATTGAAAAAGTATTAGATGGTAAAAAAGCAGAAATTTTAGTCTATGTTAAAGATAAAACATTTATTACTTTAAAAGAGAATATCTTTTTAAATAGTTCTAAGGCTTTTAAATATAAAGATAGTGATGTTTTAATAGTAGATAATAAAGAGTTTGAAGAGATTGAGTTTATTGGAAATTTAAATGATGCAAAAATAGATGAGTTTATCTCTTTATATCTACATGAAGAACTTTATAGAGATAAACAAAGAGTTGAAGCTGATGATTTTATTGAAGATATAGAACAAAGAGTTGATTTAAGAGAATTGCCATTTTGTACAATAGATCCAAATAGTGCAAAAGATCATGATGATGCTATATATTTTGATGAGAAAAATAGCACACTTTTTGTAGCAATTGCAGATGTCTCATATTTTGTAAAAGAGGGTAGTCCTTTAGATAATTTAGCTTTTAAAAAATCATCTACTATATATCTGCCAAGTAGAACTTTGCCAATGTTACCAGCAACATTGAGTGAAAATTTGTGTTCACTTAAAGAGTGCGAAGATAGATATGCCTATGTTTTTAAATTGAAATTAGATTTAAAAAAGTTAAGAGTTGAAAAGAGTGAACTTTTTACAGCAATTATAAAAAATCATAGAAATTTCTCTTATGGTAGAATTGATAGAGTTTTAGAAGGTAAATTTGATTTATATAATAGTTTAGAAAAAGAGATTTTTGATTATTTACTACCTTTATATAAAATTACAAAAAAATTTAGAACAGATAGATTAAAAATAGGTTATGACTTTAGAACTGTTGAGAATAGATTAAAATTAAAAAACTATTTATTAGATTCAATTGAAGTTGAAAACTCTACACCATCTCATCAATTAATAGAGGAGTGTATGTTATTAGCAAATATTGAAGCTAGTAAAAAAGTTGGAAATTTAGGAATATTTAGGATTCATGAAGAGCCAAATTTTAAAGCTTTATCAAAGCTAGTTGATGATGTAAATATTTTAGGTGTAAAAGTAAAACTTCAAGAAAATGTTCACAAAACTATTACTCATATTCAAGAAGAATCAAGTAGGGCGCTAATTAGAGATGAAGTTGATGAGCTTATTATTCAAAGTCTTACTCAAGCAAAATATAGCTCAAAAAATTTAGGTCACTTTGGTTTAGGATTTAAATCATACTCTCACTTTACAAGTCCTATTAGAAGATATTCAGATTTAGTTCTTCATCGTATTTTAAAAACCAAAAAATTACCAAAAAATATAGATGATATTTGTACTCATATATCAGAGCAAGAGAGAAAAATAGATAAACTTGTTTGGGATTTTGAAGATAGAAAATATGCAAGATGGGCATATGATAATATTGATAGTGAAATTAAAGTAAAAATAGTTGATACAGAAAGAGCTAAAGCTGTTTGTTATGATAAGATAATCGGATTAAAAGTAGTTTTAGAGAACTATAAAGGTCAAAAACTTTTTTCAAAACATAAAGTTAAAATAGTATCAAGTGATTTAGCAACTAAATTAATAGTTGCTAAAATATTATAA
- the ilvC gene encoding ketol-acid reductoisomerase produces MAVNVFYDKDCNIELIKSKKVAMIGFGSQGHAHAENLRDSGVEVVVGLREGGSSWNKAVAKGFKVLTVAEATKIADVVMILLPDESQSEIYEKEIKPNLKAGAYLAFGHGFNIHYKRIIPSANMNIMMIAPKAPGHTVRSEFVKGGGIPDLIAVHQDASGDTKQVALAYASAIGGGRTGIIETTFKDETETDLFGEQAVLCGGATALVQAGFEVLTEAGYEPEMAYFECLHELKLIVDLMYEGGIADMRYSISNTAEYGDYVSGPRVINDESKKAMRQILKEIQNGVFAKDFILEGQAGYPRMNAERANTRASLLEQTGVKLRNMMPWIASKKIVNQETN; encoded by the coding sequence ATGGCAGTAAATGTATTTTACGACAAAGATTGTAATATTGAGTTAATAAAATCAAAAAAAGTTGCGATGATTGGATTTGGATCACAAGGTCATGCACACGCTGAAAACTTAAGAGATAGCGGTGTTGAAGTTGTTGTTGGATTAAGAGAAGGTGGATCTTCTTGGAATAAAGCTGTTGCTAAAGGTTTTAAAGTTTTAACAGTAGCTGAAGCTACAAAAATTGCTGATGTTGTAATGATTTTATTACCAGATGAGAGTCAATCTGAGATTTACGAAAAAGAGATTAAACCAAATTTAAAAGCTGGTGCTTATTTAGCATTTGGACACGGATTTAATATTCACTATAAAAGAATTATCCCATCTGCAAACATGAATATCATGATGATTGCACCAAAAGCTCCAGGACATACAGTTAGAAGTGAGTTTGTTAAAGGTGGAGGAATTCCAGATTTAATCGCAGTTCATCAAGATGCATCTGGTGATACAAAACAAGTAGCTCTTGCGTATGCTAGCGCAATTGGTGGAGGAAGAACTGGAATTATTGAAACTACTTTCAAAGATGAGACTGAAACAGACCTATTTGGAGAGCAAGCTGTTCTTTGTGGTGGAGCAACTGCTTTAGTTCAAGCTGGATTTGAAGTATTAACAGAGGCTGGTTATGAGCCAGAAATGGCATACTTTGAGTGTTTACATGAGTTAAAACTAATTGTTGACTTAATGTATGAAGGTGGAATTGCTGATATGAGATACTCTATTTCAAATACAGCTGAATATGGAGATTATGTTTCTGGTCCTAGAGTTATCAATGATGAGTCTAAAAAAGCTATGAGACAAATTCTTAAAGAGATTCAAAATGGTGTATTTGCTAAAGATTTCATACTTGAAGGACAAGCTGGATATCCAAGAATGAATGCTGAAAGAGCAAATACAAGAGCCTCTTTACTTGAGCAAACGGGTGTAAAACTTAGAAATATGATGCCATGGATTGCATCTAAAAAAATAGTAAATCAAGAGACTAACTAA
- a CDS encoding divergent polysaccharide deacetylase family protein: protein MNKNNQKTKNNSTKKRTKTARKSAVVKRNVTRKVLARNFLVALFLIVILLSFSYFLLNKSLEKSVVIDTPKVLQDKKEYSNDEVMNEILETKGLKDDVLLFEKSLQIQEKKEKNLYEEPIIETQEEIIEKKDIRKSDDKGIVTKKDKFIPSKNSKAKIVIVIDDVVSQTHINKILDIGYPITMSFLPPTPMHINSAKIASKLDFYMIHFPLQASSAFKSVEIKTLNIDDTYKKIESRVKELRKIFPNAIYTNNHTGSVFTENYEAMDRLFRALKKYNFIFVDSKTSPNSVAKELSVKYKMPYIVRDTFLDNERDFTKIQNQLKEAIKIAKKQGFAIAIGHPYDVTFKVLKESKYLFEDVEPIFLNQLPYL, encoded by the coding sequence ATGAATAAAAACAATCAAAAAACAAAAAACAATTCAACTAAAAAAAGAACTAAAACAGCTAGAAAAAGTGCTGTTGTTAAAAGAAATGTAACTAGAAAAGTATTAGCTAGAAACTTTTTAGTAGCTCTTTTTTTAATTGTAATTTTGCTATCTTTTTCATATTTCTTATTAAATAAAAGTCTTGAAAAATCAGTAGTTATTGATACTCCTAAAGTATTACAAGATAAAAAAGAGTATTCAAATGACGAGGTTATGAATGAAATTTTAGAGACAAAAGGTTTAAAAGATGATGTTTTACTCTTTGAAAAATCTTTACAGATACAAGAGAAAAAAGAGAAAAATTTATATGAAGAACCTATAATTGAAACACAAGAAGAGATAATAGAAAAAAAAGATATTAGAAAAAGTGATGACAAAGGTATAGTTACAAAAAAAGATAAATTTATTCCAAGTAAAAACAGTAAAGCTAAAATTGTAATTGTAATAGATGATGTTGTAAGTCAAACTCATATAAATAAGATTTTAGATATAGGTTATCCAATAACTATGTCATTTCTACCACCAACACCAATGCATATAAACTCTGCAAAAATTGCATCAAAATTAGATTTTTATATGATACATTTCCCACTTCAAGCTTCAAGTGCATTTAAAAGTGTAGAGATAAAGACATTAAATATTGATGATACTTATAAAAAAATTGAATCTAGAGTAAAAGAGTTAAGAAAAATATTTCCAAATGCAATTTATACAAATAACCATACAGGTTCTGTTTTTACAGAAAATTATGAAGCTATGGATAGACTATTTCGTGCATTAAAAAAATATAATTTTATATTTGTTGATAGTAAAACTTCACCAAACTCTGTTGCAAAAGAGTTAAGTGTAAAATATAAAATGCCATATATTGTAAGAGATACATTTTTGGATAATGAAAGAGACTTTACTAAAATTCAAAATCAACTAAAAGAGGCAATAAAAATAGCAAAAAAACAGGGATTTGCTATTGCTATTGGACATCCTTATGATGTTACTTTTAAGGTGTTAAAAGAATCAAAATATCTATTTGAAGATGTTGAACCAATATTTTTAAATCAACTTCCATATTTATAA
- a CDS encoding DNA-processing protein DprA, whose protein sequence is MINLVNFKIDELNLMKKYPQELYYIGNLELLKKRKISIVGTRRPNSYTKEFTHKLSSKLSQNNICIVSGAAMGVDSIAHSAAGSNNTIAVVANGLDIRYPSVNRNQIADIEKNGLIISSFKEGEKARNYTFVLRNEIVVSLGEKLIVTEADLNSGSITSVEFALKQKKDIYVLAHRINDSLGTNNLLKKGLAKPIYDIDEFIEDFVGIGLLNKNLNSIDEVLEYCKTSPRYDDAILKYSNKILEYELDGKIYIKDGKIFCS, encoded by the coding sequence ATGATAAATTTAGTTAATTTTAAAATAGATGAATTAAACTTGATGAAAAAATATCCACAAGAGCTATATTACATTGGAAATTTAGAGCTTTTGAAAAAAAGAAAAATTTCAATTGTAGGTACTAGAAGACCAAACTCTTACACCAAAGAGTTTACGCATAAACTATCTTCAAAATTATCTCAAAATAATATTTGTATTGTTAGTGGAGCTGCTATGGGAGTTGACAGCATTGCACATAGTGCAGCTGGTTCAAACAATACTATTGCAGTTGTTGCGAATGGTTTAGATATAAGATATCCAAGTGTAAATAGAAATCAAATTGCGGATATTGAAAAAAATGGTCTTATTATTTCTAGTTTTAAAGAGGGTGAAAAAGCTAGAAACTATACATTTGTTTTAAGAAATGAGATTGTTGTATCTTTAGGTGAGAAATTAATTGTAACAGAGGCTGATTTAAATAGTGGAAGTATCACTTCTGTAGAGTTTGCACTAAAACAAAAAAAAGATATTTATGTATTAGCACATAGAATAAATGATAGTTTAGGAACAAATAATTTATTAAAAAAAGGTTTAGCAAAACCTATTTATGACATTGATGAGTTTATTGAAGATTTTGTTGGTATTGGATTATTAAATAAAAATTTAAATAGTATTGATGAAGTTTTAGAGTACTGCAAAACTTCTCCTAGATATGATGATGCTATTTTAAAATATTCAAATAAGATTTTAGAGTATGAGTTGGATGGGAAGATTTATATAAAAGATGGAAAGATTTTTTGTAGTTAA
- the purF gene encoding amidophosphoribosyltransferase has protein sequence MCAIVGIYGNDNAARLASMALFAMQHRGQEATGISSSCNGKIYTKKDRGLVSEVFNDEALAYLKGNMAIGHNRYATAGSDSVLDAQPVYAKYKLGEISIVHNGNLINKDEVRQDLIDKGAIFQTGMDTENLIHLIAKNTKDHLKDRIIEALNRTIGAYCFIVQSRSKQFVIRDRYGIRPLSLGKLKSGGYIVASETCAFDLLDAEFIRDVKPGEMLIFSEESDIESIQLFEPEFRPCAFEYVYFARPDSVIDGKNVYTTRENMGKALAKNDSNSKIKYDMVVPVPDSGVPAALGYAAQSGIPFKYGIIRNHYVGRTFIEPTQEMRNSKVKMKLSPMSSIIAGKSLLVIDDSIVRGTTSKRIVKMLKEAGAKEVHFRVASPEIKFPCFYGIDTPTKEELIATRMTKDEICKYIEADSLEYLSIEDLVKAIGDNRHYALESFDGDYFVKA, from the coding sequence ATGTGTGCAATAGTAGGAATTTATGGAAATGATAATGCCGCAAGATTAGCTTCAATGGCTCTTTTTGCAATGCAACATAGAGGTCAAGAGGCAACAGGTATCTCATCATCTTGTAATGGAAAGATATATACAAAAAAAGATAGAGGTTTGGTTTCTGAAGTATTTAATGATGAAGCTTTGGCATATTTAAAAGGAAATATGGCAATTGGTCACAACAGATATGCAACAGCTGGAAGTGATTCTGTTTTGGATGCACAGCCTGTTTATGCTAAATATAAGTTGGGTGAAATATCAATTGTTCATAATGGAAATCTTATAAATAAAGATGAGGTTAGACAAGATTTAATTGATAAAGGTGCAATATTTCAAACAGGAATGGACACTGAAAATCTTATTCATCTAATAGCAAAAAACACAAAAGATCATCTAAAAGATAGAATTATTGAAGCTTTAAATAGAACAATTGGAGCGTACTGTTTTATAGTTCAAAGTAGAAGCAAACAGTTTGTAATAAGAGATAGATATGGAATTAGACCTCTGTCTTTAGGAAAATTAAAAAGTGGTGGATATATAGTTGCAAGTGAAACTTGTGCTTTTGATTTATTAGATGCTGAATTTATTAGAGATGTTAAACCTGGTGAAATGTTAATATTTAGTGAAGAGTCTGATATAGAATCAATTCAACTTTTTGAACCAGAATTTAGACCTTGTGCATTTGAATATGTATATTTTGCAAGACCTGATTCAGTAATTGACGGTAAAAATGTATATACAACAAGAGAGAATATGGGTAAAGCACTAGCAAAAAATGATTCTAATAGTAAAATAAAATATGATATGGTTGTTCCAGTTCCAGATAGTGGGGTTCCAGCAGCTCTTGGTTATGCAGCACAAAGTGGAATACCATTTAAATATGGAATTATTAGAAATCACTATGTAGGAAGAACATTTATTGAACCAACTCAAGAGATGAGAAATAGCAAGGTTAAAATGAAACTAAGCCCTATGAGTTCAATTATTGCTGGGAAATCTTTACTTGTAATTGATGATTCAATTGTAAGAGGAACAACTTCAAAAAGAATAGTAAAAATGCTAAAAGAGGCAGGTGCTAAAGAGGTACATTTTAGAGTGGCAAGTCCTGAGATTAAATTTCCTTGTTTTTATGGAATAGATACTCCAACAAAAGAGGAGTTAATCGCTACAAGAATGACTAAAGATGAGATTTGTAAATATATAGAGGCTGATAGCTTAGAGTATTTATCAATTGAAGATTTAGTTAAGGCTATTGGAGATAATAGACACTATGCTTTAGAGAGCTTTGATGGCGATTATTTCGTAAAAGCATAA